A stretch of Panthera tigris isolate Pti1 chromosome E2, P.tigris_Pti1_mat1.1, whole genome shotgun sequence DNA encodes these proteins:
- the LOC102965275 gene encoding inactive serine/threonine-protein kinase TEX14-like isoform X1, with translation MPSPRSRFPVELGSVRDPEAQVGQLHRLAAAGGPGWGLSRLLRRVVQVDGENSAGQTGLFLSALLGHSSAVQLLLTFGANPNHRCLDGSTPVHAGAFSGRRPVVLHLLRAGGDLRLHDQQGRTPRDWAEQGGAGQSREVLELLELCRARVAALVHGGALAASASLGQLQASSVHHLCGSLWLPRLLRADGAPRQEQTRRPPQIPALGFGQLSSLWPLGLLTGIPLADPKELLPAQGEPDRTYESSSRTLMANLLWRGHPVTARQLKVPGTQPDVLLADLQHCSTLHHPNMLLLMALSPSADLSGLCLLFEPVWLGSLHVVLHPRGPSQGGPRTVPGLPPGHLLLQVLEALLFLQARWRAHGGLSSHAVQLVRPGLAKVGSLEHGRPLHRCWLPPRPQQGYPRGGPGPGLPPPPELYPWLPLELICGDVPAATSDLYSFCILTQEVFTGELPWAGRKGPEVKAKLEAGESPALDPLVPAPYQALVQAGLGLGPADRWGSLQSTRYLLREAMAQDSTPEVSSRKHWPTRYLSSQGSPPETLYCEVAPRARTIPRPVPPVMPLGPSPCQAPETPETPGHSRVQRGTAWDSGSSLTLGSLSPSPSLYPGFSPAARVSLHRCLEPSSTVWTPAGPCATIHLLIFYPSPQVSPTPVSLAASPLTRDSQDTPTFLSLTCAPLTNSVSPRALSCAPTIRTQPPF, from the exons ATGCCCTCCCCGCGCTCTCGATTCCCCGTGGAGCTGGGCTCTGTTAGGGATCCAGAAGCCCAGGTGGGACAACTGCATCGCCTGGCTGCAGCTGGGGGCCCAGGCTGGGGCCTCTCGCGGCTCCTGCGCAGAG TTGTCCAGGTCGATGGTGAGAACTCTGCTGGGCAGACGGGGCTCTTCCTTTCGGCGCTGCTGGGCCACAGCTCTGCTGTGCAGCTCCTGTTGACCTTCGGCGCCAACCCTAACCA CCGCTGCCTCGATGGCAGCACGCCTGTGCACGCAGGTGCCTTCTCGGGCCGCCGCCCGGTGGTGCTGCACCTGTTGCGGGCAGGGGGTGACCTGCGTCTACATGACCAGCAGGGTCGCACGCCTCGGGACTGGGCAGAGCAGGGTGGCGCCGGGCAGAGCCGGGAG GTGCTGGAGCTGCTAGAGCTATGCCGAGCCCGCGTAGCAGCACTGGTGCATGGCGGTGCGTTGGCAGCCAGTGCGTCCCTGGGCCAGCTGCAGGCCAGCTCTGTACACCACCTGTGTGGCTCCCTGTGGTTGCCGCGGCTGCTGCGTGCGGACGG GGCGCCGAGGCAGGAGCAGACCAGAAGACCCCCCCAAATCCCAGCCTTGGGGTTTGGCCAG CTGAGCAGCCTGTGGCCACTGGGGCTGCTGACGGGCATACCCCTCGCGGACCCCAAGGAGCTGCTGCCAGCCCAGGGCGAGCCCGACCGCACCTACGAGAGCAGCTCCCGCACCCTCATGGCCAA CCTTCTGTGGAGGGGCCACCCTGTGACAGCTCGGCAGCTGAAGGTACCGGGAACTCAGCCTGATGTGCTGTTGGCCGACCTTCAACACTGCag CACCCTGCACCACCCCAACATGTTGCTGCTGATGGCACTGAGCCCCTCGGCGGACCTGTCAGGGCTGTGCCTCCTCTTCGAACCCGTGTGGCTGGGCTCCTTGCACGTGGTGCTGCACCCACGGGGACCGAGTCAGGGAGGGCCCCGCACTGTGCCAGGCCTGCCGCCCGGCCACCTGCTGCTGCAGGTGCTGGAGGCCCTGCTGTTCCTGCAGGCCCGCTGGCGTGCTCATGGCGGCCTTAGCTCTCATGCCGTGCAGCTGGTACGGCCAGGCCTGGCCAAGGTGGGCAGCCTGGAGCACGGGCGCCCACTGCACCGATGCTGGCTGCCGCCCAG GCCACAGCAGGGCTACCCCCggggaggcccaggcccagggctaCCCCCACCTCCTGAACTGTACCCATGGCTGCCACTTGAGCTCATCTGCGGTGACGTGCCTGCCGCCACCTCAGATCTCTACAGCTTCTGCATCCTGACCCAGGAGGTCTTCACCG GAGAGCTGCCCTGGGCTGGGAGAAAGGGGCCTGAAGTGAAGGCTAAATTGGAGGCAGGTGAGAGCCCGGCCCTGGATCCCCTGGTACCAGCCCCCTACCAGGCCCTGGTTCAGGCTGGGCTGGGCCTAGGGCCCGCTGACCGCTGGGGCAGCCTGCAGAGTACTCGATACCTGCTGCGGGAGGCCATGGCCCAG gacTCCACTCCTGAGGTGAGCTCCCGGAAGCATTGGCCCACACGGTACCTTTCATCCCAGGGTTCCCCACCAG AGACACTGTACTGTGAGGTGGCTCCCAGAGCCAGGACTATACCCAGGCCTGTGCCCCCTGTGATGCCCCTAGGCCCCTCCCCATGCCAG GCCCCGGAGACTCCTGAGACCCCAGGCCACAGCAGAGTCCAGAGGGGCACAGCCTGGGACTCAGGCAGCAGCTTGACTCTAGGCAgcctgagccccagccccagcctctacCCAGGCTTCAGCCCCGCAGCCAGGGTCAGCCTGCACCGCTGCCTGGAGCCCAGCTCAACAGTATGGACACCCGCAGGGCCCTGTGCAACCATTCATTTGTTAATCTTTTACCCCTCACCCCAGGTGTCACCAACCCCAGTATCCCTGGCTGCCTCCCCTTTGACCAGGGACTCACAGGACACCCCAACTTTCCTGTCACTCACCTGTGCCCCCCTGACCAACTCTGTTTCACCCAGGGCCCTGTCCTGTGCTCCAACCATCAGGACTCAGCCTCCCTTCTAG
- the LOC102965275 gene encoding inactive serine/threonine-protein kinase TEX14-like isoform X3 produces the protein MPSPRSRFPVELGSVRDPEAQVGQLHRLAAAGGPGWGLSRLLRRVVQVDGENSAGQTGLFLSALLGHSSAVQLLLTFGANPNHRCLDGSTPVHAGAFSGRRPVVLHLLRAGGDLRLHDQQGRTPRDWAEQGGAGQSREVLELLELCRARVAALVHGGALAASASLGQLQASSVHHLCGSLWLPRLLRADGAPRQEQTRRPPQIPALGFGQLSSLWPLGLLTGIPLADPKELLPAQGEPDRTYESSSRTLMANLLWRGHPVTARQLKVPGTQPDVLLADLQHCSTLHHPNMLLLMALSPSADLSGLCLLFEPVWLGSLHVVLHPRGPSQGGPRTVPGLPPGHLLLQVLEALLFLQARWRAHGGLSSHAVQLVRPGLAKVGSLEHGRPLHRCWLPPRPQQGYPRGGPGPGLPPPPELYPWLPLELICGDVPAATSDLYSFCILTQEVFTGELPWAGRKGPEVKAKLEAGESPALDPLVPAPYQALVQAGLGLGPADRWGSLQSTRYLLREAMAQDSTPEVSSRKHWPTRYLSSQGSPPETLYCEVAPRARTIPRPVPPVMPLGPSPCQAPETPETPGHSRVQRGTAWDSGSSLTLGSLSPSPSLYPGFSPAARVSLHRCLEPSSTVPSPELIKGDLFSSLQKMDLLEEVIAELQGGCQLGDKPSLDPTPDTDS, from the exons ATGCCCTCCCCGCGCTCTCGATTCCCCGTGGAGCTGGGCTCTGTTAGGGATCCAGAAGCCCAGGTGGGACAACTGCATCGCCTGGCTGCAGCTGGGGGCCCAGGCTGGGGCCTCTCGCGGCTCCTGCGCAGAG TTGTCCAGGTCGATGGTGAGAACTCTGCTGGGCAGACGGGGCTCTTCCTTTCGGCGCTGCTGGGCCACAGCTCTGCTGTGCAGCTCCTGTTGACCTTCGGCGCCAACCCTAACCA CCGCTGCCTCGATGGCAGCACGCCTGTGCACGCAGGTGCCTTCTCGGGCCGCCGCCCGGTGGTGCTGCACCTGTTGCGGGCAGGGGGTGACCTGCGTCTACATGACCAGCAGGGTCGCACGCCTCGGGACTGGGCAGAGCAGGGTGGCGCCGGGCAGAGCCGGGAG GTGCTGGAGCTGCTAGAGCTATGCCGAGCCCGCGTAGCAGCACTGGTGCATGGCGGTGCGTTGGCAGCCAGTGCGTCCCTGGGCCAGCTGCAGGCCAGCTCTGTACACCACCTGTGTGGCTCCCTGTGGTTGCCGCGGCTGCTGCGTGCGGACGG GGCGCCGAGGCAGGAGCAGACCAGAAGACCCCCCCAAATCCCAGCCTTGGGGTTTGGCCAG CTGAGCAGCCTGTGGCCACTGGGGCTGCTGACGGGCATACCCCTCGCGGACCCCAAGGAGCTGCTGCCAGCCCAGGGCGAGCCCGACCGCACCTACGAGAGCAGCTCCCGCACCCTCATGGCCAA CCTTCTGTGGAGGGGCCACCCTGTGACAGCTCGGCAGCTGAAGGTACCGGGAACTCAGCCTGATGTGCTGTTGGCCGACCTTCAACACTGCag CACCCTGCACCACCCCAACATGTTGCTGCTGATGGCACTGAGCCCCTCGGCGGACCTGTCAGGGCTGTGCCTCCTCTTCGAACCCGTGTGGCTGGGCTCCTTGCACGTGGTGCTGCACCCACGGGGACCGAGTCAGGGAGGGCCCCGCACTGTGCCAGGCCTGCCGCCCGGCCACCTGCTGCTGCAGGTGCTGGAGGCCCTGCTGTTCCTGCAGGCCCGCTGGCGTGCTCATGGCGGCCTTAGCTCTCATGCCGTGCAGCTGGTACGGCCAGGCCTGGCCAAGGTGGGCAGCCTGGAGCACGGGCGCCCACTGCACCGATGCTGGCTGCCGCCCAG GCCACAGCAGGGCTACCCCCggggaggcccaggcccagggctaCCCCCACCTCCTGAACTGTACCCATGGCTGCCACTTGAGCTCATCTGCGGTGACGTGCCTGCCGCCACCTCAGATCTCTACAGCTTCTGCATCCTGACCCAGGAGGTCTTCACCG GAGAGCTGCCCTGGGCTGGGAGAAAGGGGCCTGAAGTGAAGGCTAAATTGGAGGCAGGTGAGAGCCCGGCCCTGGATCCCCTGGTACCAGCCCCCTACCAGGCCCTGGTTCAGGCTGGGCTGGGCCTAGGGCCCGCTGACCGCTGGGGCAGCCTGCAGAGTACTCGATACCTGCTGCGGGAGGCCATGGCCCAG gacTCCACTCCTGAGGTGAGCTCCCGGAAGCATTGGCCCACACGGTACCTTTCATCCCAGGGTTCCCCACCAG AGACACTGTACTGTGAGGTGGCTCCCAGAGCCAGGACTATACCCAGGCCTGTGCCCCCTGTGATGCCCCTAGGCCCCTCCCCATGCCAG GCCCCGGAGACTCCTGAGACCCCAGGCCACAGCAGAGTCCAGAGGGGCACAGCCTGGGACTCAGGCAGCAGCTTGACTCTAGGCAgcctgagccccagccccagcctctacCCAGGCTTCAGCCCCGCAGCCAGGGTCAGCCTGCACCGCTGCCTGGAGCCCAGCTCAACA GTGCCCAGTCCTGAGCTGATCAAAGGAGATCTCTTCTCCAGCCTGCAGAA GATGGACCTGCTGGAGGAGGTCATAGCAGAGCTGCAAGGTGGATGCCAACTCGGAGACAAGCCCAGCCTCGACCCCACTCCTGACACAGATTCTTAG
- the LOC102965275 gene encoding inactive serine/threonine-protein kinase TEX14-like isoform X4, translating to MPSPRSRFPVELGSVRDPEAQVGQLHRLAAAGGPGWGLSRLLRRVVQVDGENSAGQTGLFLSALLGHSSAVQLLLTFGANPNHRCLDGSTPVHAGAFSGRRPVVLHLLRAGGDLRLHDQQGRTPRDWAEQGGAGQSREVLELLELCRARVAALVHGGALAASASLGQLQASSVHHLCGSLWLPRLLRADGAPRQEQTRRPPQIPALGFGQLSSLWPLGLLTGIPLADPKELLPAQGEPDRTYESSSRTLMANLLWRGHPVTARQLKVPGTQPDVLLADLQHCSTLHHPNMLLLMALSPSADLSGLCLLFEPVWLGSLHVVLHPRGPSQGGPRTVPGLPPGHLLLQVLEALLFLQARWRAHGGLSSHAVQLVRPGLAKVGSLEHGRPLHRCWLPPRPQQGYPRGGPGPGLPPPPELYPWLPLELICGDVPAATSDLYSFCILTQEVFTGELPWAGRKGPEVKAKLEAGESPALDPLVPAPYQALVQAGLGLGPADRWGSLQSTRYLLREAMAQDSTPEVSSRKHWPTRYLSSQGSPPGWTCWRRS from the exons ATGCCCTCCCCGCGCTCTCGATTCCCCGTGGAGCTGGGCTCTGTTAGGGATCCAGAAGCCCAGGTGGGACAACTGCATCGCCTGGCTGCAGCTGGGGGCCCAGGCTGGGGCCTCTCGCGGCTCCTGCGCAGAG TTGTCCAGGTCGATGGTGAGAACTCTGCTGGGCAGACGGGGCTCTTCCTTTCGGCGCTGCTGGGCCACAGCTCTGCTGTGCAGCTCCTGTTGACCTTCGGCGCCAACCCTAACCA CCGCTGCCTCGATGGCAGCACGCCTGTGCACGCAGGTGCCTTCTCGGGCCGCCGCCCGGTGGTGCTGCACCTGTTGCGGGCAGGGGGTGACCTGCGTCTACATGACCAGCAGGGTCGCACGCCTCGGGACTGGGCAGAGCAGGGTGGCGCCGGGCAGAGCCGGGAG GTGCTGGAGCTGCTAGAGCTATGCCGAGCCCGCGTAGCAGCACTGGTGCATGGCGGTGCGTTGGCAGCCAGTGCGTCCCTGGGCCAGCTGCAGGCCAGCTCTGTACACCACCTGTGTGGCTCCCTGTGGTTGCCGCGGCTGCTGCGTGCGGACGG GGCGCCGAGGCAGGAGCAGACCAGAAGACCCCCCCAAATCCCAGCCTTGGGGTTTGGCCAG CTGAGCAGCCTGTGGCCACTGGGGCTGCTGACGGGCATACCCCTCGCGGACCCCAAGGAGCTGCTGCCAGCCCAGGGCGAGCCCGACCGCACCTACGAGAGCAGCTCCCGCACCCTCATGGCCAA CCTTCTGTGGAGGGGCCACCCTGTGACAGCTCGGCAGCTGAAGGTACCGGGAACTCAGCCTGATGTGCTGTTGGCCGACCTTCAACACTGCag CACCCTGCACCACCCCAACATGTTGCTGCTGATGGCACTGAGCCCCTCGGCGGACCTGTCAGGGCTGTGCCTCCTCTTCGAACCCGTGTGGCTGGGCTCCTTGCACGTGGTGCTGCACCCACGGGGACCGAGTCAGGGAGGGCCCCGCACTGTGCCAGGCCTGCCGCCCGGCCACCTGCTGCTGCAGGTGCTGGAGGCCCTGCTGTTCCTGCAGGCCCGCTGGCGTGCTCATGGCGGCCTTAGCTCTCATGCCGTGCAGCTGGTACGGCCAGGCCTGGCCAAGGTGGGCAGCCTGGAGCACGGGCGCCCACTGCACCGATGCTGGCTGCCGCCCAG GCCACAGCAGGGCTACCCCCggggaggcccaggcccagggctaCCCCCACCTCCTGAACTGTACCCATGGCTGCCACTTGAGCTCATCTGCGGTGACGTGCCTGCCGCCACCTCAGATCTCTACAGCTTCTGCATCCTGACCCAGGAGGTCTTCACCG GAGAGCTGCCCTGGGCTGGGAGAAAGGGGCCTGAAGTGAAGGCTAAATTGGAGGCAGGTGAGAGCCCGGCCCTGGATCCCCTGGTACCAGCCCCCTACCAGGCCCTGGTTCAGGCTGGGCTGGGCCTAGGGCCCGCTGACCGCTGGGGCAGCCTGCAGAGTACTCGATACCTGCTGCGGGAGGCCATGGCCCAG gacTCCACTCCTGAGGTGAGCTCCCGGAAGCATTGGCCCACACGGTACCTTTCATCCCAGGGTTCCCCACCAG GATGGACCTGCTGGAGGAGGTCATAG
- the LOC102965275 gene encoding inactive serine/threonine-protein kinase TEX14-like isoform X5 translates to MPSPRSRFPVELGSVRDPEAQVGQLHRLAAAGGPGWGLSRLLRRVVQVDGENSAGQTGLFLSALLGHSSAVQLLLTFGANPNHRCLDGSTPVHAGAFSGRRPVVLHLLRAGGDLRLHDQQGRTPRDWAEQGGAGQSREVLELLELCRARVAALVHGGALAASASLGQLQASSVHHLCGSLWLPRLLRADGAPRQEQTRRPPQIPALGFGQLSSLWPLGLLTGIPLADPKELLPAQGEPDRTYESSSRTLMANLLWRGHPVTARQLKVPGTQPDVLLADLQHCSTLHHPNMLLLMALSPSADLSGLCLLFEPVWLGSLHVVLHPRGPSQGGPRTVPGLPPGHLLLQVLEALLFLQARWRAHGGLSSHAVQLVRPGLAKVGSLEHGRPLHRCWLPPRPQQGYPRGGPGPGLPPPPELYPWLPLELICGDVPAATSDLYSFCILTQEVFTGELPWAGRKGPEVKAKLEAGESPALDPLVPAPYQALVQAGLGLGPADRWGSLQSTRYLLREAMAQDSTPEVSSRKHWPTRYLSSQGSPPGAQS, encoded by the exons ATGCCCTCCCCGCGCTCTCGATTCCCCGTGGAGCTGGGCTCTGTTAGGGATCCAGAAGCCCAGGTGGGACAACTGCATCGCCTGGCTGCAGCTGGGGGCCCAGGCTGGGGCCTCTCGCGGCTCCTGCGCAGAG TTGTCCAGGTCGATGGTGAGAACTCTGCTGGGCAGACGGGGCTCTTCCTTTCGGCGCTGCTGGGCCACAGCTCTGCTGTGCAGCTCCTGTTGACCTTCGGCGCCAACCCTAACCA CCGCTGCCTCGATGGCAGCACGCCTGTGCACGCAGGTGCCTTCTCGGGCCGCCGCCCGGTGGTGCTGCACCTGTTGCGGGCAGGGGGTGACCTGCGTCTACATGACCAGCAGGGTCGCACGCCTCGGGACTGGGCAGAGCAGGGTGGCGCCGGGCAGAGCCGGGAG GTGCTGGAGCTGCTAGAGCTATGCCGAGCCCGCGTAGCAGCACTGGTGCATGGCGGTGCGTTGGCAGCCAGTGCGTCCCTGGGCCAGCTGCAGGCCAGCTCTGTACACCACCTGTGTGGCTCCCTGTGGTTGCCGCGGCTGCTGCGTGCGGACGG GGCGCCGAGGCAGGAGCAGACCAGAAGACCCCCCCAAATCCCAGCCTTGGGGTTTGGCCAG CTGAGCAGCCTGTGGCCACTGGGGCTGCTGACGGGCATACCCCTCGCGGACCCCAAGGAGCTGCTGCCAGCCCAGGGCGAGCCCGACCGCACCTACGAGAGCAGCTCCCGCACCCTCATGGCCAA CCTTCTGTGGAGGGGCCACCCTGTGACAGCTCGGCAGCTGAAGGTACCGGGAACTCAGCCTGATGTGCTGTTGGCCGACCTTCAACACTGCag CACCCTGCACCACCCCAACATGTTGCTGCTGATGGCACTGAGCCCCTCGGCGGACCTGTCAGGGCTGTGCCTCCTCTTCGAACCCGTGTGGCTGGGCTCCTTGCACGTGGTGCTGCACCCACGGGGACCGAGTCAGGGAGGGCCCCGCACTGTGCCAGGCCTGCCGCCCGGCCACCTGCTGCTGCAGGTGCTGGAGGCCCTGCTGTTCCTGCAGGCCCGCTGGCGTGCTCATGGCGGCCTTAGCTCTCATGCCGTGCAGCTGGTACGGCCAGGCCTGGCCAAGGTGGGCAGCCTGGAGCACGGGCGCCCACTGCACCGATGCTGGCTGCCGCCCAG GCCACAGCAGGGCTACCCCCggggaggcccaggcccagggctaCCCCCACCTCCTGAACTGTACCCATGGCTGCCACTTGAGCTCATCTGCGGTGACGTGCCTGCCGCCACCTCAGATCTCTACAGCTTCTGCATCCTGACCCAGGAGGTCTTCACCG GAGAGCTGCCCTGGGCTGGGAGAAAGGGGCCTGAAGTGAAGGCTAAATTGGAGGCAGGTGAGAGCCCGGCCCTGGATCCCCTGGTACCAGCCCCCTACCAGGCCCTGGTTCAGGCTGGGCTGGGCCTAGGGCCCGCTGACCGCTGGGGCAGCCTGCAGAGTACTCGATACCTGCTGCGGGAGGCCATGGCCCAG gacTCCACTCCTGAGGTGAGCTCCCGGAAGCATTGGCCCACACGGTACCTTTCATCCCAGGGTTCCCCACCAG GTGCCCAGTCCTGA
- the LOC102965275 gene encoding inactive serine/threonine-protein kinase TEX14-like isoform X2 — MGVSVAGRRHPLLQLCALTSVVQVDGENSAGQTGLFLSALLGHSSAVQLLLTFGANPNHRCLDGSTPVHAGAFSGRRPVVLHLLRAGGDLRLHDQQGRTPRDWAEQGGAGQSREVLELLELCRARVAALVHGGALAASASLGQLQASSVHHLCGSLWLPRLLRADGAPRQEQTRRPPQIPALGFGQLSSLWPLGLLTGIPLADPKELLPAQGEPDRTYESSSRTLMANLLWRGHPVTARQLKVPGTQPDVLLADLQHCSTLHHPNMLLLMALSPSADLSGLCLLFEPVWLGSLHVVLHPRGPSQGGPRTVPGLPPGHLLLQVLEALLFLQARWRAHGGLSSHAVQLVRPGLAKVGSLEHGRPLHRCWLPPRPQQGYPRGGPGPGLPPPPELYPWLPLELICGDVPAATSDLYSFCILTQEVFTGELPWAGRKGPEVKAKLEAGESPALDPLVPAPYQALVQAGLGLGPADRWGSLQSTRYLLREAMAQDSTPEVSSRKHWPTRYLSSQGSPPETLYCEVAPRARTIPRPVPPVMPLGPSPCQAPETPETPGHSRVQRGTAWDSGSSLTLGSLSPSPSLYPGFSPAARVSLHRCLEPSSTVWTPAGPCATIHLLIFYPSPQVSPTPVSLAASPLTRDSQDTPTFLSLTCAPLTNSVSPRALSCAPTIRTQPPF, encoded by the exons ATGGGTGTCAGCGTGGCAGGTAGACGTCACCCCTTGTTGCAGCTCTGTGCACTTACTAGTG TTGTCCAGGTCGATGGTGAGAACTCTGCTGGGCAGACGGGGCTCTTCCTTTCGGCGCTGCTGGGCCACAGCTCTGCTGTGCAGCTCCTGTTGACCTTCGGCGCCAACCCTAACCA CCGCTGCCTCGATGGCAGCACGCCTGTGCACGCAGGTGCCTTCTCGGGCCGCCGCCCGGTGGTGCTGCACCTGTTGCGGGCAGGGGGTGACCTGCGTCTACATGACCAGCAGGGTCGCACGCCTCGGGACTGGGCAGAGCAGGGTGGCGCCGGGCAGAGCCGGGAG GTGCTGGAGCTGCTAGAGCTATGCCGAGCCCGCGTAGCAGCACTGGTGCATGGCGGTGCGTTGGCAGCCAGTGCGTCCCTGGGCCAGCTGCAGGCCAGCTCTGTACACCACCTGTGTGGCTCCCTGTGGTTGCCGCGGCTGCTGCGTGCGGACGG GGCGCCGAGGCAGGAGCAGACCAGAAGACCCCCCCAAATCCCAGCCTTGGGGTTTGGCCAG CTGAGCAGCCTGTGGCCACTGGGGCTGCTGACGGGCATACCCCTCGCGGACCCCAAGGAGCTGCTGCCAGCCCAGGGCGAGCCCGACCGCACCTACGAGAGCAGCTCCCGCACCCTCATGGCCAA CCTTCTGTGGAGGGGCCACCCTGTGACAGCTCGGCAGCTGAAGGTACCGGGAACTCAGCCTGATGTGCTGTTGGCCGACCTTCAACACTGCag CACCCTGCACCACCCCAACATGTTGCTGCTGATGGCACTGAGCCCCTCGGCGGACCTGTCAGGGCTGTGCCTCCTCTTCGAACCCGTGTGGCTGGGCTCCTTGCACGTGGTGCTGCACCCACGGGGACCGAGTCAGGGAGGGCCCCGCACTGTGCCAGGCCTGCCGCCCGGCCACCTGCTGCTGCAGGTGCTGGAGGCCCTGCTGTTCCTGCAGGCCCGCTGGCGTGCTCATGGCGGCCTTAGCTCTCATGCCGTGCAGCTGGTACGGCCAGGCCTGGCCAAGGTGGGCAGCCTGGAGCACGGGCGCCCACTGCACCGATGCTGGCTGCCGCCCAG GCCACAGCAGGGCTACCCCCggggaggcccaggcccagggctaCCCCCACCTCCTGAACTGTACCCATGGCTGCCACTTGAGCTCATCTGCGGTGACGTGCCTGCCGCCACCTCAGATCTCTACAGCTTCTGCATCCTGACCCAGGAGGTCTTCACCG GAGAGCTGCCCTGGGCTGGGAGAAAGGGGCCTGAAGTGAAGGCTAAATTGGAGGCAGGTGAGAGCCCGGCCCTGGATCCCCTGGTACCAGCCCCCTACCAGGCCCTGGTTCAGGCTGGGCTGGGCCTAGGGCCCGCTGACCGCTGGGGCAGCCTGCAGAGTACTCGATACCTGCTGCGGGAGGCCATGGCCCAG gacTCCACTCCTGAGGTGAGCTCCCGGAAGCATTGGCCCACACGGTACCTTTCATCCCAGGGTTCCCCACCAG AGACACTGTACTGTGAGGTGGCTCCCAGAGCCAGGACTATACCCAGGCCTGTGCCCCCTGTGATGCCCCTAGGCCCCTCCCCATGCCAG GCCCCGGAGACTCCTGAGACCCCAGGCCACAGCAGAGTCCAGAGGGGCACAGCCTGGGACTCAGGCAGCAGCTTGACTCTAGGCAgcctgagccccagccccagcctctacCCAGGCTTCAGCCCCGCAGCCAGGGTCAGCCTGCACCGCTGCCTGGAGCCCAGCTCAACAGTATGGACACCCGCAGGGCCCTGTGCAACCATTCATTTGTTAATCTTTTACCCCTCACCCCAGGTGTCACCAACCCCAGTATCCCTGGCTGCCTCCCCTTTGACCAGGGACTCACAGGACACCCCAACTTTCCTGTCACTCACCTGTGCCCCCCTGACCAACTCTGTTTCACCCAGGGCCCTGTCCTGTGCTCCAACCATCAGGACTCAGCCTCCCTTCTAG